The Microbacterium sp. Nx66 genome contains a region encoding:
- the rsmG gene encoding 16S rRNA (guanine(527)-N(7))-methyltransferase RsmG gives MSETNDSGEKTVEQEPAVAADLFGDRLEIARRFTDSLAREGEERGLIGPLELPRLWTRHILNSAIAAPLFHGSVADIGSGAGLPGLVLAIARPDVSWTLVEPMERRINWLTEQVNDLELSNVTILRARAEDVRAKGAFDVVTARAVSALRTLIPLTAPLVRDGGELALLKGMNAANEIEAARKQIAKFTLSDVRVEVLGEGLLPETTRVVRAHVR, from the coding sequence GTGTCTGAGACGAACGATTCCGGCGAGAAGACCGTCGAGCAGGAGCCGGCTGTCGCTGCCGATCTTTTCGGAGACCGCCTGGAGATCGCTCGGCGGTTCACGGACTCCCTCGCCCGTGAGGGGGAGGAGCGGGGTCTGATCGGGCCGCTCGAACTGCCCCGCCTGTGGACCCGTCACATCCTGAACAGCGCGATCGCCGCACCGCTCTTCCATGGTTCCGTGGCGGACATCGGGTCTGGGGCCGGACTGCCCGGTCTGGTGCTCGCCATCGCCCGCCCCGATGTGTCGTGGACACTGGTCGAGCCGATGGAGCGTCGGATCAACTGGTTGACGGAGCAGGTGAACGATCTCGAGCTCTCGAACGTCACCATCCTCCGTGCGCGTGCGGAGGACGTCCGTGCGAAGGGTGCCTTCGACGTCGTCACGGCTCGCGCGGTGAGCGCGCTGCGTACCTTGATTCCACTGACGGCTCCGCTGGTGCGCGATGGTGGTGAACTCGCCCTCTTGAAGGGCATGAACGCCGCGAACGAGATCGAGGCGGCGCGGAAGCAGATCGCGAAGTTCACACTCTCCGACGTTCGCGTCGAGGTTCTGGGCGAGGGACTGCTTCCCGAGACGACCCGGGTCGTCCGTGCCCACGTGCGCTGA
- a CDS encoding Jag family protein: MSEVVTGSTEPTVAQLENEGDVAADYLEELLDIADIDGDLNLDVRQGRAYVSVEAEGDGLALLSAPDTVQALQELTRLAVQNKTGSFSRLILDIGGSRDTRRRQLVTLVEAAAAKLDEGSSQASLPAMSSYERKLVHDIAAERGLVSESYGEGADRHTVLRRH; the protein is encoded by the coding sequence ATGAGTGAGGTCGTGACCGGGAGCACCGAGCCCACTGTGGCGCAGCTCGAGAACGAAGGCGATGTCGCCGCGGATTACCTCGAGGAGCTGCTCGACATCGCCGACATCGACGGCGACCTGAACCTCGATGTCCGGCAGGGGCGTGCCTACGTCTCGGTCGAGGCCGAGGGTGACGGCCTCGCGCTGCTCTCCGCTCCGGACACGGTGCAGGCGCTGCAGGAGCTCACGCGTCTCGCCGTGCAGAACAAGACTGGCTCGTTCTCGCGTCTCATCCTCGACATCGGAGGATCCCGCGACACGCGCCGCCGGCAGCTCGTGACCCTGGTCGAGGCGGCGGCCGCCAAGCTCGATGAGGGCTCGTCGCAGGCGTCGCTGCCGGCGATGTCGAGCTACGAGCGCAAGCTGGTCCACGACATCGCTGCCGAGCGAGGGCTCGTCTCCGAGTCGTACGGCGAGGGCGCGGACCGTCACACGGTCCTGCGTCGTCACTGA
- the yidC gene encoding membrane protein insertase YidC codes for MGLDLLFASATPSPEPASGGFDLLGTILWPLKWVVELILVAWHWLLTAVGLPAASGITWVLSIVGLVIVVRAALIPLFVKQIKSQRKMMEIAPELRKVQEKYRGKKDQLSREAMSRETMALYKKHGTTPMSSCLPLLVQMPIFFSLYSVLSDVSKHARDNVGGVGLLSPELTKEFYDAKLFGVASLHETLGNAIDAQNVTAIIILVTLVVLMIASQFFTQLQIISKNLSPEAKTGQAYQMQKIMLYVLPLGFIFSGVFFPLGVVVYWFISNLWTMGQQFLVIREMPTPGSEAAKAREERLARKGKAIDSSGKVVPMSVYEAEQQRLLEQAEKAKAEAPKRQQPVGKKRAKKKGNAS; via the coding sequence GTGGGTCTTGACCTTCTGTTCGCCAGTGCCACCCCCAGCCCGGAGCCGGCATCCGGCGGATTCGACCTGCTCGGCACGATCCTGTGGCCGCTGAAGTGGGTCGTCGAGCTCATCCTCGTCGCCTGGCATTGGCTGCTGACCGCCGTCGGTCTTCCTGCGGCCTCGGGCATCACCTGGGTCCTCTCGATCGTCGGCCTCGTGATCGTGGTCCGTGCAGCGCTCATCCCGCTGTTCGTGAAGCAGATCAAGAGCCAGCGCAAGATGATGGAAATCGCTCCTGAACTGCGGAAAGTTCAGGAGAAGTACCGCGGCAAGAAGGATCAGCTCTCTCGTGAGGCGATGAGCCGCGAGACGATGGCGCTGTACAAGAAGCACGGCACGACGCCGATGTCGAGCTGTCTGCCGCTGCTCGTGCAGATGCCGATCTTCTTCTCGCTCTACAGCGTGCTGAGCGACGTCAGCAAGCACGCCCGCGACAACGTGGGTGGCGTCGGCCTGCTGAGCCCGGAGCTCACGAAGGAGTTCTACGACGCGAAGCTCTTCGGCGTCGCTTCGCTGCACGAGACGCTGGGCAACGCCATCGATGCGCAGAACGTCACGGCGATCATCATCCTCGTCACCCTGGTCGTCCTGATGATCGCGTCGCAGTTCTTCACCCAGCTGCAGATCATCTCGAAGAACCTCTCGCCGGAGGCCAAGACCGGCCAGGCGTACCAGATGCAGAAGATCATGCTCTACGTGCTGCCGCTGGGCTTCATCTTCTCCGGTGTCTTCTTCCCGCTCGGTGTCGTCGTGTACTGGTTCATCTCGAACCTCTGGACCATGGGCCAGCAGTTCCTCGTCATCCGTGAGATGCCCACCCCGGGCTCGGAGGCGGCGAAGGCGCGCGAAGAGCGTCTGGCGCGTAAGGGCAAGGCCATCGATTCCTCGGGCAAGGTCGTGCCGATGTCGGTGTACGAGGCAGAGCAGCAGCGTCTGCTGGAGCAGGCCGAGAAGGCGAAGGCTGAGGCACCGAAGCGACAGCAGCCGGTCGGCAAGAAGCGCGCGAAGAAGAAGGGGAACGCGTCATGA
- the yidD gene encoding membrane protein insertion efficiency factor YidD, with amino-acid sequence MTALPASSVGTGEMHGRDVLRSIPLLPRNAVLAFLAGYRRVVSPMYGDVCAYYPSCSAYAVGAVQQHGAVRGALLSAWRILRCNPWSRGGVDDVTPHRHFRYDLTAHGFVVPSRKD; translated from the coding sequence ATGACCGCGTTGCCGGCCTCGTCGGTGGGGACGGGGGAGATGCACGGGCGCGACGTGCTTCGCAGCATCCCGCTCCTGCCGCGCAACGCCGTGCTCGCCTTCCTGGCGGGGTACCGCAGGGTGGTCTCGCCGATGTACGGGGACGTGTGTGCGTACTATCCCTCCTGTTCCGCCTACGCTGTAGGTGCGGTGCAGCAGCACGGCGCCGTGCGGGGGGCTCTGCTCTCGGCGTGGCGCATCCTCCGCTGCAATCCCTGGTCTCGCGGAGGCGTCGACGACGTCACACCGCACCGACACTTCCGCTACGACCTGACCGCACACGGTTTCGTCGTCCCCTCCCGAAAGGACTGA
- the rnpA gene encoding ribonuclease P protein component, with amino-acid sequence MLARPFRLTRGSDYRLVVRRGSRCGGARVLTSMLATGESRAARFGFIISKQVGTAVVRNTVRRRLKAVCAEALPRVPQGTDVVIRALPASATASYAELRSDVHRCLARLAPAEAAS; translated from the coding sequence GTGCTCGCCCGCCCGTTCCGTTTGACCCGCGGGAGCGACTACCGACTGGTCGTTCGACGCGGATCGCGTTGTGGCGGGGCCCGCGTCCTCACCTCCATGCTGGCGACGGGCGAGAGCAGGGCCGCGCGGTTCGGCTTCATCATCAGCAAGCAGGTGGGCACGGCCGTGGTGCGCAACACCGTCCGTCGGCGACTCAAAGCCGTCTGTGCGGAGGCGCTCCCGCGTGTTCCTCAGGGCACGGATGTCGTCATCCGTGCCCTTCCTGCGTCCGCGACCGCCTCCTACGCGGAGCTTCGCAGCGATGTGCATCGTTGCCTGGCGCGGCTCGCACCGGCCGAGGCCGCCTCATGA